The Bactrocera dorsalis isolate Fly_Bdor chromosome 3, ASM2337382v1, whole genome shotgun sequence genomic interval ACTAGAATTTTAGCTTCCCAGTTTGCTGATGCATGTCTATAACAAAAAAACTTCTTACTAAATATCAGCTGAAAGTTAAATGCCTGACTcgaattcttcttcttaaatatttaattcggatttcttatattttgagtaataataaataatatttcaaagaaaaccTCATTGCACTTGAATCTGAACATGAAGTTCCTGAAAAAATGTGTTGCGAAATTTCTGAAAACCAAATTCCGAATACTGtcgatttctatttattttattcatacatacacacaagtatgttacatatgtataaataaaaaggcGACCAAAAAACTTCGAAGTCAGAGAACAACAACATAATTCTCAGAATGACAAACATAGCTTATCCCGAAGCTAGATTTCTACTGAACTAACAACAAAGCAATCAGGAATTCCGTTAATTTCAGGTGAGCCATCGGCAACCAGGCGGCAGCAGGGCAAGTCAACGTGTTTGCTGCAATCATTTtgggtatttttatttaaaatgtttgtgtttgttgtcaGTAATGCTGCAGCAAGCCGAACGTATGTATTTGAGAGCCAAAATAATCTAATTGAGCCACTGCTTAtccaaaattttccatataagtaaggaataagttcgggtgtcaccgaacttcttatttttaccgttataaagtgataatcgagatttcattatccgtcatttacatatttttttattttggttcctaatgtatatattgtattatacagagaaggcatcagatggaattcaaaatagcgttatattggaagaaggcgtggttgtgaaccgatttcacccatatttcgtacatgtcatcagggtgttaagaaagtattatataccgaatttcattgaaatcggtagagtagttcctgagatatggtttttggtccataagtgggcgacgccacgcccattttcaatttttaaaaaaagcctgggtacagcttctttctgccatttcttccgtaaaatttagtgtttctgacgttttttgttagccagttaacgcacttttagcgattttcaacataacctttgtatgggaggtgggcgtggttattatccgatttcttccatttttgaactgtatatggaaatacctgaaagaaatcactctgtagagtttggttggcatagctatagtagtttccgagatatgtacataaaacttagtagggggcggggccacgcccacttttccaaaaaagttacgtccaaatatgcccctccctaatgcgatcccttgtgccaaatttcactttaatatctttatttatggcttatttatgacactttataggttttcgccattttgtgggcgtggcagtgggttttgcccatcttcgaacttaaccttcttatggagccaagaaatacgtgtaacAAGCTTCATcattatatctcaatttttactgaagttacagcGTGCACGGACGGTCAggtggacggacggacagacagacatccggatttcaactctactcgtcgccctgatcactttggtatatataaccctatatctgactcttttagttttaggacttacaaacaaccgttatgtgaacaaaactataatactctctttagcaactttgttgcgagagtataaaaataattgtttataaacAGTATTATTTTTACCATTAAAACTAgtaagatttaagatttgattAATCATTATtcaaacataattttcaatatgtaaaaagaagaaaagaatacTTTTTCAATTCTAGTTATCTAATATTGATCATTATGTGGCCTAGAAATAAGCAATATGCTGTGCTCAGTTGAAAACAGAGGAATAAAGATATTCCTTAATTCATACCACTAGTAAATAGCAGATTAGaatcaaataaaattccaaGATCATTAAGCCCATTTATGTTCTGCAAAGTTTCAATGAAATCTCAGACGATTGTGACTACAAATTACCTGTCTGTATTCCATCAACAAAAATTGTCTAGTATCCGGTATTAGTCTGGCTAAATAAGGAACCGAATTGATTCATTGTTACTGACGTTAGACTTCTTTGATACTCTTTTGATACCAATACTTTGACTCTGAACTTAAGTATTATTATTAGCTATAACTTTTAAGTAAGTGTCAGGTCGGTATCCTATATTTTACTTTCGGaatatttcaaatcatttaATGAAATATAGATTATTATTCGTCATATAGAGCTTATAGGCTAAAAATCCACGCATACAACTATTTTGGTCTTCAGTAATACCAGATGGAGTGCGGTCACTTAGTTGATAACGACTAGGCAGCCTTCGAGATACCGGTTACATATACCGAATACCGCCTTGTGCCGCGCATTCATAAGTGGTTTATTAACCTTTAAGCCAAATACCTTTTACGTTAACACCTACGAATTTGCCAAATGCTtttgctaaagcacaagaacttcaGTCAAATCAAATGTGATCACAATTCGCTTTAcatttctccaaaaaaaatgaaagaattcaTTCACGATAACATAATCAATttaatcgaaatttttaaaataatttgaggtTTTCACAAAGAAATACCAATTCAAATCAAATGTGTTCCAATCATCCAGAACCAATGGATGTGGCTCAATTAGTACAGGTAATAAATGAACCAAGGCCTgtgcaaacaaaacaacaacagctatgAATGGAATATCTATTATCAATCAAGCAAAATGACACAGTACAAATAAGCGCACAACAtctcaacaaaaaatacaaaggaTTAATAACATTGTTGAGAACCATTTTTATATCATTGTAACCTATTGCTACTGAGTACTATATAATagctttgttcacctaacggttatacGTATCAGAAAAAACTAATAAAGATAGATAAATTATCATGATGGCACGTGTTGAATTCAGAGAGACTATCTGCCAGTCCGTCCGAACGTGCAAGCTGCACTAACATAAGATATACAACCGCAATTTGGCACTGCGTATCGCTGTAGCAAGGGGTATCTTTGAAAAAGTAGTGACCACGCCGCCCCCTAAGAAGTTAAATGTAGATACCTTCTAATCCAATTAACCAAATACGCGCAGTACAAATATTATGCGAACTTTTGCCGACAGTGTTAAAATTCATGAAATGTTCAAAGCCAGAGACATTCAATTTTACCTTCGAGATGGTGAAATCATATATTTCAGTACCTGGCCGACTACACTTAGTATGTGGCTTTATTCTTATATTTCGATGTCACAGTGTGGAAATGGTCGAAATCGGAACTCAATCGCGCCTACatcccatataacataattctatctgattatttcacttttcagtACACAAATCTGGAAGCAATTGATATAACGGGCCAAAACTGTCCTGTAATTCCTTTGGttccgaatatgtggaccccagtatctatatttaatttttgatcgAAAACATCGGACAATAAGAAAATaagatatataaattaaattaaatcagaATGATTAATTTCCTGAGAATAGTAAGTCTGTGCATCAGAAATGGGATTAATCAGGTTAATACTTCTCTaagccccatatacctaataaaatCGAACTTTTAAGTGACTTAATCCGATATATCGGTATCTCACTGAAAATgaaagagcgtgttttactaataacagtgtatctttctacctaaaatagataaaactgGGCGAAAACTGGACCCGGCcctcatataactaatatcaggatttttggGAGCccaagaaactttttttttagtatgtgcaTGATAATAGTCGATAGAtaaaatcggatcaatactacccgaactcccatatactacatagcctttccttacttgttacatACTAAACTATTACCTAATGGTACAACTATTAAAGAAGAAATAAGAGAGCAAATTCTGAGCAAACTCATAACAGATGGCATAGAAACAATTTGGcacaaataaacaatattattggcctttaatATTAAAACAGTTTAAACAAATTATAGCATATGTAATAGTATGTAGTGGAAGAATATGAAAGACACCCAAAACAAATTGCAATAGGGGAAACACCAATCCACTAAAGTGGGGAAAACGAATCcacaacgaaatttttttcgtacaaaatttaaaaatttcttacgtgcattggtttttatttaaattatttaacaataaaatatattaaagacaAATCAAACTTGGAAGAAAACATTTTAGagattttacaataatttctaGATGTAAAAAGTACAATTATTGATAACGACCGAGGTTTAAATACGATTCAGTTCAAATCTTTAACAAACTAATTATTATACACTACGTCAAGAGTTCATTCAATAATGATAGAAACTTCAAAATCCTTAAAGCAATATTATTGTTTAATTCTTTTCCTTCTTCTTTGCTAGCGTAGACATTTGCACTTTATTGCTatcagaaaaattatttaaaactagaAAAGTTAAAACTATAATAAGTATCCGATAAAATCCATCCAgacaaaaaacttttcataacttCACCAAAACCACACCAACATACGGCTCAGCCACATACTTGCTTGGATCAATTATAACACTGAAAATATATAATGAGATGAAAGaagtttttaatacatttaagaGCATCTTTATCCTATTTTCTAAACAACACAACTGCTAATCCCACAAATGCAGACTCACAAAACTGAGTCACTTTCCCACGCACTCACCCGTCGTGATAACCCGACTGCATTGATGAAGTAATCACCTCCGCCTTGGAACCCATATCAAAGTACTGATTGATATTCAAACTCTGCTCGTTGCCGCCCAGATTGAGCACAATCACAAACATATCGTCACCCGCTGCCTCGCTGCAGAGAAAAGCGCAAAAAAAGCGAGAATTAATGTCGAGGCAAAAATGAGCAACAAATCGCATCGAACTTAGAGGCTCGGCAGCGCTCAGTGCTTCTTCAGTGGCACCAACATGAAGTGCATTATGCAATGAGTGTGTATGAGTAGTGCCACTTGAGTGCATTCTGAGTGCGCTAAACAACTAATGTCAAGTTTTCAGCGACAGATATGCCTGCAGTAggcagtatatatatatttgtaggtaTTCTGCGTGCAAACTTTCCACTCACCGTGAGTAGATGATAATGTCGTTGCCGATTGCTTTTATCTTTAATGCGCCATCTTGTAGCGAGCGCATTTGACGTAGGcgaattaatttcataaataactgtaaatgaCTCTTGGGCGCACGCAATTGTGCCAAGGCATTATTTGTGCGATAATTACTGGCGACTGGCAGCCAAGTGTGCGCGGCGGACGAGAAGCCTACAAAcgagagagagatagagagtAAATGAGTTCGAATGTTTGGGAAAATCATAATTTAAAGCGGTAAAATTTTTGATTGGTCACAACATTGAACTAACTGAGCTTACCCACCTGAATTCTTCGTCGCATCCCATTGGTAGGGTGTACGGCAGGGATCGCGCGAATAGCTCTCATAGTTGAATCTGTTTGCATTACAGCCTTGCGGATCGACGGTGTGCTTCCAGCTAACTTTACCGTCTGTCATGGCCAACTCTTCGCcctaagaaataaattaaaaattttcccaGAAATATTTGAAGTGCTCTTCTCAATGCTTTTTCATAAAATCAGAATTATCAGTAAAGATCTCCAGGATTCTTTAAGAATATGAATACTCATTATCGAGGAATATAGTTACAAACCtgcaaaaattactaaatattagCAATACATACATTGTAGGTCACCGCATTTCCCGGCAAGGTCTGCAGCATGATCGTGAACAAATCCGCACGTTGTACGCCCAAACGTGTAGAATACCTCGAATTATCGTGATTACCCAAGACCCAATTGGCCTGGACGCCCGTAGGCATATGAGTCATCCATTGCTGAATGTAATCTACAATTTGTGGCGCCGTGGAATCATTCTTCAAATTTCGCATAAAGTAGAAATTGAAAGGCACCATGGAACCATTTCGCTGGCCATCTCCGTAGTACAACATTAAATTATCCAGACTCGTATAGGCCTCAGTTAAGAGCACGATCGATTCGCCGCCTTTCTCTTTGCGGTATTGCTCAACGAGTTCACGCCATTGATATACCATCTCTATAGATTCCGGTTGATCTTGTGTATAGATGTGCTTCAAGTGACACTCGTCGTCGGGATCTGGACAGACGCTTACATTATCAATAACAGGCTCATCAGGGTAGCTACCATTTGCATATGGTTCTTTCTCAAACATGAATGGGAGAGCGTCAATGCGAAATCCTGAAATGCCAGTATCCAACCAATAGCGCATCACCTCCTTCATTTTGGACACGACCAATGGATTACGGTAATTCAAATCTGCCTGTTGGATTGAGAACTGatgtaaataatattgttgGCGTTTGTCGTTCCACTGCCAGGCGCTGTAACGGAATGCGCTGAGCCAATTACTCGGTGGCTGACGGTTACCGTTTGCATCCACAGTGCCATTGGACCAGACGTAGAAATCTTCGTAGCCCGGTTCACGATTCACTGACTTCACGAACCATTCGCACTCATCACTCGTGTGATTCGGCACAAAATCGAGTATTATACGTATACCAACTTGTTTGGCGCGTGCGACAAGCGCTTTGAAATCCTCCATTGTACCATATTCGGGGTGTATGGCATAGAAATCGGAGATGTCGTAACCAAAGTCAACCATGGGCGATTTGAAAATCGGCGAAAGCCAAACGCCGGTGAAACCAATTTCTTTAAGATACTGCAGCTTCTGTGTTACACCTGTTAGGGATAAGTTACAGAAATAGATTTTCCGATCACTTGAcagttttatatgtatgtatatatgctcatattatatataaaggaCTGTAACTCAACTGCCGTTAGCTTTTATCCAAAAGGATTTCTATGAAATATCCGTGGCTTCCTAGCCTGATGTATAAAGTttatactaacgggtgatttttttgaggttaggattttcatgcattagtatttgacagatcacgtgggatttcagacatggtgtcaaagagaaagatgctcagtatgctttgacatttcatcatgaatagacttactaacgagcaacgcttgcaaatcattgaattttattaccaaaatcagtgttcggttcgaaatgtgaaaatccgcttttttatcgacaaattttgttcagcgatgaggctcatttctggttgaatggctacgtaaataagcaaaattgccgcatttgggggtgaagagcaaccagaagccgttcaagaactgcccatgcatcccgaaaaatgcactgtttggtgtggtttgtacgctggtggaatcattggaccgtattttttcaaagatgctgttggacgcaacgttacggtgaatggcgatcgctatcgttcgatgctaacaaactttttgttgccaaaaatggaagaactgaacttggttgacatgtggtttcaacaagatggcgctacatgccacacagctcgcgattctatggccattttgagggaaaacttcggacaacaattcatctcaagaaatggacccgtaagttggccaccaagatcatgcgatttaacgcctttagactattttttgtggggctacgtcaagtctaaagtctacagaaataagccagcaactattccagctttggaagacaacatttccgaagaaattcgggctattccggccgaaatgctcgaaaaagttgcccaaaattggactttccgaatggaccacctaagacgcagccgcggtcaacatttaaatgaaattatcttcaaaaagtaaatgtcatgaaccaatctaacgtttcaaataaagaaccgatgagattttgcaaattttatgcgttttttttttaaaaaaagtcatcaagctcttaaaaaatcaccctttataaaccaATCAATTATTGGGAAGATGCCCAAAAAAATTCCACATAGGCTTAGTTAGGTGCAGATTAGTTTGGAATGAAAAAGGATTCTAACCGAATCTAATACCGAACGGGTTTTGAAgcgtttttaaaatatatcagtCGGTTCCAAGAGGATTAGTGTTTGCAAAAGTTTTCAGCTTCAACATCTATCGTCAACCTTTTTTGTCATAGATTCATAAACTTCTTTTTgcgttttttcaaaattcacttTCTACAAAATTCCTTTGGCTGCTCTTTGCTTAACAATATTTACCATTTAAATCACCGATACCATCACCATCGCTATCTTGAAATGAACGCGGATATATTTGATAGTAGTTGCCATTTGCCCACCATTCCTTGGAGTTTACAAGGTTTGAACGAAAGCCGAACAGGGCGACGGCGGCCAGTAAAACACGACACACATCCATCATTAACCGTCTCACCATacggtttttaatattttttcaaacagcgtaaatttattaaaaaaaaaaattaatcaggAAATATGAAACGCAAGAACTTGGTTCAACCTCGGCGAATCGCAACTGAATTCTAAAGCAGAACCTCACCCGATATTTATCGACCGGTTCTGATTTGGTGACGCTCAAAAAAGTAATTGCACTTAAGTCACGTTATTTCGTTTTCGGCATGACAAACATA includes:
- the LOC125777293 gene encoding maltase A1-like, which translates into the protein MVRRLMMDVCRVLLAAVALFGFRSNLVNSKEWWANGNYYQIYPRSFQDSDGDGIGDLNGVTQKLQYLKEIGFTGVWLSPIFKSPMVDFGYDISDFYAIHPEYGTMEDFKALVARAKQVGIRIILDFVPNHTSDECEWFVKSVNREPGYEDFYVWSNGTVDANGNRQPPSNWLSAFRYSAWQWNDKRQQYYLHQFSIQQADLNYRNPLVVSKMKEVMRYWLDTGISGFRIDALPFMFEKEPYANGSYPDEPVIDNVSVCPDPDDECHLKHIYTQDQPESIEMVYQWRELVEQYRKEKGGESIVLLTEAYTSLDNLMLYYGDGQRNGSMVPFNFYFMRNLKNDSTAPQIVDYIQQWMTHMPTGVQANWVLGNHDNSRYSTRLGVQRADLFTIMLQTLPGNAVTYNGEELAMTDGKVSWKHTVDPQGCNANRFNYESYSRDPCRTPYQWDATKNSGFSSAAHTWLPVASNYRTNNALAQLRAPKSHLQLFMKLIRLRQMRSLQDGALKIKAIGNDIIIYSREAAGDDMFVIVLNLGGNEQSLNINQYFDMGSKAEVITSSMQSGYHDGVIIDPSKYVAEPYVGVVLVKL